The sequence gcaaAGAAAAATGGCAGGAAAAATgtgtatgatgatgatggtgatgatggtATTGGTGATAATGAACTGTGGTCTAAAACCATGTAATGGAATGGATACTAACGTTCCCACACCACCGTCTCTCGCAGGGTATGTATTGCCTCTATGTCAAAGcgttcttttaaaattattttcttattagaagtattaatatatgtatattgtcTTAATTTGCGATGATACAAAAGGGAGGAACCTGAAACGCGACCACAAGACATTGCTCACTGCTACCAACAATGTAGCCTCAAATGCGGCTCTGACGGAGATTGCTTCGTAGCTTGTTTAAAGAAATGCCGCGGAACCTCTACTCTTTTTTAATTTCTCATACAAAGAATGATTCATGTTTTGTCTGTAAAACTATGCGACCAAGGCATGAAAAAACTGATCAATGATATAGAAGAACCAAAGATATATTTGCAGAAAATGAACCAATAATTGATAATCGTATGGATAACTACTTAAATACATAATCTCTCTCTCCTATCATTTAACAATGCCGTTCAAGAATCGGTGACTAAGAACAGCTTCCGCCATTGGCCGTTTCCTGTGGTCAGCGTTCAACATTGCCTACCAAAACACCACACATACACACGAGAGTTTAGTCTCGTTTCTGAAATAtgaaacattttttatatttttgattctCAGCCTACAGAGAGAAACATTGACCAACTAAATACCTGGAGCAATTCCCAACCAGCTCTATCACCAAAATCCAGAAACTTAACAGCTTCTTCAAGGCGTTCATCAGCTAAACAGTACCTGTATAAAAAGTTTAGTGAGATTTTTGAAACACAGGCTATACCTAACACAGACACTTGGAGGAAGAATCGATTAATTGAAAATACAACGGCTCTTTAACTAAATAAACTGTTATCAAAGAGGCTTACTCTCTTACTGCCTCAATATCCAGCCGGAATGTGTTTTCCAGTAGTCTCTGCAGTTCATCAGATTAAGCTACGGTTAACCAAACACTATGCGGAGATATGCTAGACGCCAAAAGATGCGAACTTATATATAAATGCAAAGCTGTTTAAAACATTCGCATGGCATCCAGTCATATGGTAATCTTGCCTGAAGAGAAAGAGAATCCATTACGCCTGCTTCACAGAACGGAACAAAGGCCAAGTATGCAAAGAGAAGACCGGCTTCATATCTGTAAACAATAAAATGTGCGCTATATCTTTATCAAGTAACACTTGCAACTTAGAAAATGAACTACATAGAAAGTATAAGCAATACATGTCATCTGCAATCCCAAAAGCTCTCTTCTCAAAAACTGTGAAGGCGCCCGAAGCAGTTGCCCTTCGCCAAAGTTGCTCTGATAGTGCACCAGAGGTCGCTCCTTCTTCCAAGCATGATGGCCTGTAAGGTAAGCTCTGTCTATTAACAATGAGTTCACACAAATTCTTGTGGCCAGTTATAAACAGCAAGACCAAAATGGCTGAAGAATATCAGAAAGCTATGAGGATAAACAACCAATCATGGAGTGAAAAGAGAAAGCGATGGAACCTTATGTCAACAGAAAAGGCTAGATCTCGCAGCCTCGGGATTAAATACATGGCTTCTCTCTCCGCTGGTGTACTTCAGATAAGTTTACCATATAAAAAATTCAACTAGATTAGCAGAGAGATAATACACTTGTATTGAGAGAGATGTGTGCAAGCACTTTCAGATACTCGAAGGGAGGCATACTTGAGAACAATCGAGGAGGGCCCGAGGCTTTGGTGTAACCTATCATTGGCATGCATAAAGGCTAGACCTTTCATTGCACCTTGTAGGATCGTAACAACAAAATTTCTCCTTCGTTTCATCGTCACTTCCTTTTCGTAAGGATTCCATGCTCCTTGTGAGCGAGCTCTTGATGTTTTTTCACTCGCAATTCGCGCGTAATCAGCTGCACTATCTTTACCACCGTCACGAAAAGCCAGCCACTACATAATGTGAATCAATTCAACCGATGCTCCATAACTTATGCCAAAATATCCACATACTTGCGCAGCCTTAGACTCAACAAAACAGAGTTCAACACTTCAAAGAGTAAAGCCTAACCTGTTCCCCAAACTGTGTCTCAAAGCCACCAACAAGTATAAGCAGGTTAGCAGGTAGGTTTTTATTGCTCTGCGTAGGACAAGCAGAACAAGAAGATGTTACACTAATATTTATTCGCCCGTGGAATGAAATTGTTAAGAAtccattaaattttttttaatgcatatctATTTATCAAACCTGGAGAAAAGAATGTGCATTCAACTCGTTAGCGGCCATCATGTCAGCCTCAATTCCACCAGCACGCTGTCCGGGATAGACCTTAACAGAGACAAAAGTACAAACGGAAAGCAACTTAACATCCAAAATGAAGTTCTTTATGCTCTAAGGAGGTCAGAACATGACAATATAGACAGATTTATGAAAATAGAAACTGCCCACAGAAAAAACAACAATCTTTGctgagaaaaaagaaagaagatgcAAAATCACCTTAAAGGTGATAGGTGTTCCTCGAAATGGACCTTGTGATATTCTTCCTTCGTATAGTCTGCAGACAAACTGCCATGactaatacattttttttaaaattcaccAAATATATCACCGTATAATACATTGTCTACATAACGCCAAAAAGTGCACCTGATCTTAACGGCGCCTTCTCCAATGTCCTGAGATTTTAATCTCCCAATATCATCAGATGAAGATTCAAATTCATCTCCTGACCGCAACCCTGAATAACTAGGGGCACAAAAGAGGTGAATTGAAAGCTTAGAAAACGAAGTAAAAAGAGTGAAACTAGACAAGAATCTAGCAAAATCAAAAAAAGAGTGAAACTCAATGTAACAAACTTCACAGCAAATGAAACCATATTCAAAGGAATCAAAGTTCACGAGATCTAAACTCGTCAAGCTACAGCTACAGACTCACACATACATCTTTCTATACACTGTGCTCAGATAAACAAGCTCGTACCTATACACTAAGTAAACAGAACATCTTCCACCTAATATCCTCAACATATACACACTATAATTTCGAGATTTTGAGATTCATGAATCCAGTGAGGAGGTACCTAGTTACATTCATGAATCCGTAGCTTCCGATAAGCCTCCCCACCTCGAACGAGTCAGCGCTGGTGATCAAACTCGCCGTAACCGCATGCAGCCGCCGATTCCTTCCACGCGATTTCACAATCCGAGCACCGGAGAATCCGCCGCCGCCTGATTCTCGACGGATCAAAGAGAAACGCGAAACGCAGTCGAAGGAAACGCGATTAACAGCGACCGGATTCATCACTTCAATTCGTGAACGATTCAAAGACTGTCAGCCAgtgtgagagagagataagagCCACGAAAGATTCTTATCCTACGTGGCATTTATAATTAAACTATAACCGTGCGCCGTTAGATTAAAGAACAATATTTTATAAGACGGTCAATAATTTGCCACGTGGGAAAAGTACTGAGATGCAGATAAAGCTTCTAccgaataaaaaaattgaaatccgGTTTCATCCGGTCTTTCCATAACCGAACTAAATCAAACCGAACCATGACTGCTTCTTCCTCAAGAAGTCCTTTCTCTCTCCCTCAGCTCGAAAGATCAAAGGTTGAATCTTTCTCTCTTGCGAGTCTCTCTGTATGTGTGTTGAGCTCGTGAATCAATCCCAACCAACCAATCCATCGCCTGCTTTAGTGGAGTAGCTCTTGCTTTTTTCCTTTTATGGAATCGGTTCAATCCGCACCGTCAGCGAACTCAAACTCGCCGTCTATCCCTCCGCCGGTGAGCTCAGTGCCACCTTTTCTGAGCAAAACCTACGACATGGTTGATGACCCTTCGACCAATGAGATAGTGTCTTGGAGCAGCGGGAACAACAGCTTCGTCGTCTGGAACGTCCCTGAGTTCTCCAAAGTGCTCTTGCCTAAGCATTTCAAGCACAATAATTTCTCCAGCTTCGTTAGGCAGTTAAATACATACGTAAGCATCACTAATAAaggtttaaactttaaagtGTTAGTTGATGATGGTTGTTACATTGATGTTTTGCATCTAATGTGCGGTTTGGTTGTTAGATCTTTATAGTCTCTTTACACTCTTGTGTCTAGGGATTCAGAAAAGTTGATCCAGATCAATGGGAATTTGCAAATGAAGGATTTTTAAGAGGACAAAAGCAACTATTAAAGGGCATTGTAAGGAGAAAGCCTCAGAATCAGCAACAAACTCAAGTTCAGAACTCATCTGTTAGCGCTTGTGTGGAGGTGGGGAAGTTTGGAATAGAAGAAGAGGTGGAAAGACTCAAGCGTGACAAGAACGTGCTTATGCAAGAGCTTGTGAGGCTGAGGCAGCAGCAACAAGCTACCGAACACCAGCTGCAGAACGTGGGACAGAAAGTTCAGGTGATGGAGCAGAGGCAACAACAAACGATGTCGTTTCTGGCAAAAGCGGTTCAGAGTCCCGGTTTCTTGAACCAGTTGGTGCAGCAGAATAGTGATGGCAATAAGCATATTCAGGGAagcaacaagaagaggagaCTTCCTGGAGATGAAGAGGAGAGTTGTGGAGAGCTTAACCGTCAGATTGTTAGGTACCAGCCGTCTATAAACGAAGCAGCACAAACTATGCTTAGACAGGTCTTGAATAGAAGTAGCTCACCGGTTTCAAACAATCCTGAGAGTTTCCTCTTGAGTGATGCTCCGAGTTCTAACTCTCCCAACTCAGCTCACTCAGCAATGAATCAAGTACACGAGGCAGGTTTGGTGGATCATCCTCAAGCTGTTCCAAGTCCAAGCCAAGGAGGAGTAGCAGCTGCATCGTTTTGGAGCCCTGAATCTGAATTAGTTGGGCTCGAGACAGGTGATGGAGTGTGTTTCGATCCAATAATGGCTGCTTTAGGTGGCTCGCTAGAAATAGAAAGCGATGAAGTTTCTCCTTTAGGTGAGGGAGAGATGACTGAGTTACAGAACGAGGTCCCTAAGCTGCCAGGAGTCCAAGATTCATTCTGGGAACAGTTCTTTGCTGATGAAACCGCGGTGATTGGTGAAGGAGACGTCATTATTTCAGAAGCAGTGGAGAACTGTGAGATGGTAATGGAGCAAGAACCGAAGGAGTGGAAGCAACAAGAAATGAACCATCTTACTGAACAAATGGAACTTCTTTCTTCAGAAGCACAGAGGAAATGAAGGTAAGAACATGAGGAAGTTATATGCATTGTTGTTATTTCTTGTAGATGTTGATCTACAGGGGAGACTATCATTACCACTATGCTTGTGAATAATCAAATCTTAGAGTGGATATTTTGCTCTGCCTTTGTTTCTAATACATGTTACTTTTGAGTGAAAACATCATCCGTATCACTAATGGTAAGATGGATTACTATATAAAGGATTCACACGATGAGAAGTTGAGGTTCGATTTGATTACATGTGAATGACGATGGAGTAAAAAGAATCTGTACAGTAGATATTTCTTTAATGGGTAATTTGTATAGCTTCCTTGACTCAAGTCTTCGTTTCATGCTTGAAAAATGAAGACTGGAGGAGTTTGATGCTCAGACCAATACAACGATGATGGTAATGAGTAGAACAATCCCAAAAATGAGAATAAGAAGGCATGTCTGCAACAAAAGTAAAACATACGAAACTTAGCTTACAGAATCATAGAACTGAAAAGTTAAAGAGTCACTTAGAGTATACCAAAGATGAGTTTGCTCTTTGAGTTTTAGATGCTTTTCTGAGTTGAGAAGTGGCCTGTGCAGTTGCAGCTTGCGAGTTATCAATGTTAGAGCTGATGTCATCTGCCAAAACAGACATTATAGGTGtttcttagattttaaagaGGCAAATGAGACTGGAAAGTTTACATTTACGGTTGTTTGGGATTACTTACCGATCATAACTCCTTGACCATTCACTAAAACAGCTAGATCTTTGAAGATTTCATTCACTTCACCAATCTGTTCTTGAATTTCTCTAATTCCTTGCTCTCTTTCCTCGATTATTGTTTCATTGAATGTTATCTCGTTATCTAGACACTACTTGCCTGGAACGAGAATAATAAGAAGTTAATAGCAAGACGCTGCAAGATATGAGTTAACACAAAATGCTCAAACAGAGAAGATGGATCTAAAGGGGGATTTCATGGCCTTAGAGCATGTGCATTGAGAGTTTATAGGAAAAGTTCACAcagaaatcaagaaaaaataataataaaataagtaaatcaCATGAactcctctctcctaaagctCTTTGGGCTGAACCCctctctcctaaagttcatcactgtagcgcgggccccacgtgtcgtggcggcccgcgattggtctagtttttttttttttttttttttttttaaaaaaaatcaaaaagaaaaagagaaaaagtttaataataaaaaattgaaaagatgAACCCCAAGGGGGGGTTCATTGATGTACATGCTCTTACAAAACTTGGGAAACTATGTTAACCCAATTTTAAACTTACATCCACAATTTAAAGCTACAGTTAGTACTtagttaaggaaaagaaaaagtGAAAGACTCAAACTGAATGCAGGACTTCTGTATATTCTAAATAAAGGATCATGTGAATTAGCAAAATAATATGCTACAGTACACAGCCAGATCATACTCCTCACCTTGATTGTAGAAGACGAGTTTGTAGCTGGGAGGTCCTTAAAGATTCAATATCCAGTTCCTCTGCATTATAGCTGCATGGAGCGGCATAACAATGAAGCATGTATAAGTAAGATTCAAATTCCACAAACAACAAGTTTATTATTCTACATTAATCAAGCTCCTCCTTTATACAAAACACCCATAATAACATGTGAGAGTGTATAATAATACAGAGAGTTTATATTTTCCTCATTTGGGAAAgagcaaatttttatttatctcatGTGTACGTACGTATATGGTGGTGGAGGGAACATTTATTAATACGTACAAAATGAGTTGGCCGGCTGCGCCGCGCTGTCAATTTCAATGAAGCCCAGTGCGATGAATATAAAGCCCGTTTTGTTAAGACAAGGGCCCATTAAGAGgattaaaattactaaaataggTTTAATCGGCGTAACGCAACCCCCACACACGTGAAGTGTCATAGAAAAGGCATTTCAAGACGCGCTTCCCCTTGTCCTCTATACACATCAATCTCGAAGTGCGTTTTCTCTTGAATCTGCGTTACAAAGCAATCACCACTTCTCTTCCCCAGCTACGAAGATCAACAACATCAATGGCGGTTTGTTCTTGATTTTGGTTGCTGCTATTTGCTAATTCGATGATGATTGATTTGTGTATCTATCGGTGTTGATCTGTGTATGGGAACTCTAGATTGATTCCGTTAGATGATTTTGATTCCCGTTTTGTGAATTTGTTTGACGAACGATGTTGAGATTAGCAGTTAGCTTTCACTCAGTTTGGTTGTGGAAACAAATCATCTGACTTTTAGAATGTTTAACTGCCATTTATGTTGATGTTCTCTTCTTTTTATGTTGTTTAATTAATGTGAAGATCACAGTCAATCTAGGCTTCTTTGTCATTATATGGAACTTTTGATCGGTTATATATATACTTGGATGCAGAGAGTTTCATCAAACACTTATTTGATTGTTTTCATTAATGTATCTTAACCCTTTTTAATCTTGGTGATGAGTTGACAGATAAGATCAGTAAAAGTTGGGAATCTCTCCTCAGGAGCAACGGAGCATGATATCAAAGAGTTCTTCTCTTTCTCCGGTGAAGTTGAAAGCATTGACATCCAAGGGTTAGTAATTAGCTTATTCCCTATagcttctttttgtttttttcttttctttctgttgttgtttcttgtttgagTAAGTGATGGTGAAATCAAAAGCCATTTGAAAGGAATGGAGCGTTAGATAAGTTTTCTCCTAATGTTATATTTACTCCAagcttcttttgttttctttttaactaGCAGTGATGAGCATAGTGCCTATGTGACATTCAAAGATCCTCAAGGAGCAGAGACCGCTGTGCTCTTATCAGTGGGTTCACTCTTATTCCCCCTTATTATACATTCAACTAGTACATATATATGCTAAGTTCAGTATGACTGTTAGCTTTATTCTCAAGAATTACTTCCACTTTTTTTGTCCTGATGGAACCCATTATGTATCTGGAGTAGATAACTACAAGTaaacttagtttttttttttataactttcaAAAACTTGAACACTAGTAATTGCAATCATCATACTAACAACTAGGGATGTTTTTCAGGGTGCAAGTATTGCCGATCAGTCCGTCGTCATTGAGATGGCTCCTAACTACACTCCACCTGCTGCCCCTCATGCTGTAAGGTTTTCCATCTTGAGCGTATCTAATTAtagatatgatttttttttttccatttattAGGAGCCAGAAATCATTTCCGTTGATGTTTGGTTACTTATAAATCATTGATTATTTGTAATAACTTGCATAAATGTAAACCTCTCTTGAGTCGATCTTTAACACTCTTTAGTAACAGCAGACTGTCTAAACAGCAATCTCTAAAGTTTTAATATGTGTTCATTTGTCAGGAAACACAGAGCGGTGGCGGGGGCGTCGCGGAATCAGTAGTTCAGAAGGCAGAAGATGTTGTGAGCACCATGTTAGCAAAGGGTTTCATCCTCGGTAAAGACGCCGTCGGCAAAGCAAAGGCTTTTGACGAGAAACTCGGTTTCACTTCAACCGCAACCGCAGGTGTTGCTTCCATAGACCAAAAAATCGGTCTAAGCCAAAAAATCACAGCGGGTACAAGCTTGGTGACCGAGAAGATCAAAGG comes from Brassica rapa cultivar Chiifu-401-42 chromosome A02, CAAS_Brap_v3.01, whole genome shotgun sequence and encodes:
- the LOC103851065 gene encoding uncharacterized protein LOC103851065, encoding MNPVAVNRVSFDCVSRFSLIRRESGGGGFSGARIVKSRGRNRRLHAVTASLITSADSFEVGRLIGSYGFMNVTSYSGLRSGDEFESSSDDIGRLKSQDIGEGAVKIRLYEGRISQGPFRGTPITFKVYPGQRAGGIEADMMAANELNAHSFLQSNKNLPANLLILVGGFETQFGEQWLAFRDGGKDSAADYARIASEKTSRARSQGAWNPYEKEVTMKRRRNFVVTILQGAMKGLAFMHANDRLHQSLGPSSIVLNTPAEREAMYLIPRLRDLAFSVDIRPSCLEEGATSGALSEQLWRRATASGAFTVFEKRAFGIADDIYEAGLLFAYLAFVPFCEAGVMDSLSLQRLLENTFRLDIEAVREYCLADERLEEAVKFLDFGDRAGWELLQAMLNADHRKRPMAEAVLSHRFLNGIVK
- the LOC103851069 gene encoding heat stress transcription factor A-1b, producing the protein MESVQSAPSANSNSPSIPPPVSSVPPFLSKTYDMVDDPSTNEIVSWSSGNNSFVVWNVPEFSKVLLPKHFKHNNFSSFVRQLNTYGFRKVDPDQWEFANEGFLRGQKQLLKGIVRRKPQNQQQTQVQNSSVSACVEVGKFGIEEEVERLKRDKNVLMQELVRLRQQQQATEHQLQNVGQKVQVMEQRQQQTMSFLAKAVQSPGFLNQLVQQNSDGNKHIQGSNKKRRLPGDEEESCGELNRQIVRYQPSINEAAQTMLRQVLNRSSSPVSNNPESFLLSDAPSSNSPNSAHSAMNQVHEAGLVDHPQAVPSPSQGGVAAASFWSPESELVGLETGDGVCFDPIMAALGGSLEIESDEVSPLGEGEMTELQNEVPKLPGVQDSFWEQFFADETAVIGEGDVIISEAVENCEMVMEQEPKEWKQQEMNHLTEQMELLSSEAQRK
- the LOC103851070 gene encoding binding partner of ACD11 1, with protein sequence MAIRSVKVGNLSSGATEHDIKEFFSFSGEVESIDIQGDEHSAYVTFKDPQGAETAVLLSGASIADQSVVIEMAPNYTPPAAPHAETQSGGGGVAESVVQKAEDVVSTMLAKGFILGKDAVGKAKAFDEKLGFTSTATAGVASIDQKIGLSQKITAGTSLVTEKIKGVDQSFQVTERTKSAFATAEQTVSSAGTAVMKNRFVLTGVSWAAGAFNRVAKAAGEVGQKTKEKVEAEQPPQPSQSEQQAPEGYSPLH